The stretch of DNA GAGAGTTCAAAAGTTTTCTATCATCTAATAAGTTTTCAGTAAGATATAAGTCCCACCCTAAAATAGTTCCTTTGAAAATGTCCGTTTCTTTTCCGGTTTGAATTGTAACGGATTTCGTGACAATCGAAATGGATTTCTTATCGATATGCAAAATTCAGGCCGATAGGCGAAGTGTCATCTCCGTTTTAAAAAGCACGGTCACACTAATTTCTGCGACTTAGGGGTGGACTTTTAGGATCTTTGATTTAGGGGTGGTAGTATCGATATACGTGGCCCTCAAAATCAGAGCTGGAAAACCTTCGATAGTGTCTCTGTCCAGGTTTCTTTCGGAAACGATCAATAGTatcgaattaaacaaattggtTAATACATATGGTAATAtcctttgaaaatagctaaattaataaaggtattctttataaatataatgccagttttaataaattaaaatttttataaaaataaataaataaaaaccttgTAAAGTAGCGTTAGTAGCGGTCCAGCCGCTATATTTTGAGATCAAATTAGTTATTAAACTTGGTAATCcacttatttttgttatttccaattatatgtgtttaaatagaaTATTTCAATTGGCTGCGTTATCGATAGTGCCATCGATAGTTTGCCAGCTCTACTCAAAATTGTTAGTCGGAAtaggaaaaaatgcaaaaagtttGCATTTGTTAAGTTAATTTGTGCTTAGCAGATCGACGTCAAGTCCACGGAATCCGCCTGCCAGTCCAGGACGTGTCCGCATCCATCCGGAGCACGCGGGGAGCGCCAGAAGTCGCCAGAAATCGCGAGAGGAAGAGAAAAGTGCGGAAGGAAGTTTTACAAAGAGTGCAGAGAGCGTAGGGCAGTGCCGTGAAAATCGCTTAATTCGCCTTGGCGGAGGAAAAACCAGGTCAGGATTCACCCACATCCCACTGTGAAGTGCCCAGCCAGAGTATTCCACAACTCCCGCGGTCTTTTCCACGGAATTAAGAGCGGAAAAGCCAATTCGCAGCCAGCAGCAAAATCGCCAATCAAGGGCGCAAGAAGAAGAGGCAACTACAAAGTGCAAGTGCTGGTCGAGAAACTACATGCCACTGGAAACTGAAGCTCGGAAAGGTGATAAGTGACTGGTAACCATGATATGGACACACCATTCGATTCGCCCTGATTGCCCCCAATTATATTGAGTGGGTGGTGAGGCGGtggggcggtgggcgtggcgggTTGACTTTGCCAATAGGCACGTCATCAAAAATTCGCTTTGTTTCGAACTCAATTCGGTTCCTTCCTGCTTGCGCTTGCAGTCGAGCCCTGCTGAACTGGGTCACCAGCCACATTGACCCGCCTTCCAGCGATCGCTGACGACGAGGTCAAGTGCTtgggccacacacacacacaccgtaCATCACATAATACCCCAAATGCTGTGTTGTTTAAACAGCCGAATGTGATACAATTACCAGCCTATTTCCGAGTTACTGTTGACGTAGACACACTTCTGTAAACATTTACCAACGCAGACAGCCAAGCTCATGGCTTGAAAATAAAGCCGTAATAGCACAGTTTCACATTCCATTCAACCAGATATCACTGCATAGAATAAGGATAATGTGCACCCAACTTTAGAATCGCTCATGTAACCCGCATTTTGGCATTGAACGATAAGATAATACCTAATTTCGTGTCGGCATGTTCGGCAGCAACGCAGCCTTCGCGTGTGATAAGATAGCAACTAAACGAAACTTAATTCTCCATCTTTCAGACCTCGAACTTATGAATTAGCAGCATGTCGGCCTACAATCCGAACTTCGTGCCTCCCGCCCACGCTCCCATGCCCCTGAACGGCAACAATCCGGTGAATGGCCAGCCAGGCCCGCAGTATCTGCCGCAGAAGCAGCCACAACAACAGTTCCAGCAGCCTCCTCCGGCAGCAGCAGGTTATCAGGGAGCAGGAGCACCGGGCAAcctgccaccgccgccgcagtTCAACAGCGGCATTGCGAGCCAGTTCCTGCCGCCCACGTCggcagcagctcctcctgTGCAGCAACTGCCGCCCAACACGCTGCCTCCCCACATGCGTCCGCCCACCGTCAACGGGCCACCGCTCACCAACGGCAGCAATGGGGCGTCTAGCGCCAACTCCTCACGCACTGCCTCGCCCAGGCCAGCTGGATTGGCTCCTCAGTATGCCCAGGGACCAATCGGCGCAGCGCTAAACCATCCGCCAGCGGCGTCAGGACTGCGACCTTCACCCCAACCGGCGAGCCAATCCCTGGCCAACTTGTCGAGCAATCTGGAAAATCTGAATTTGAATCCCAACCGGACGAATGGAGGTGCTAGCGTCGCACCACCGCCCCAGCAACAGTTTCCGCCGCTGGCCCAGAAGGACTACAGGGGCGTGGCTACGGCGCCAACGGGTCCTCCGCAATTCAGCGATGCCAACAGCTTGTTGGCGGCCAGCGGCGTGGCTCCAACAGTTCCCAATGCCATGCCGACCCCGTTTAGTGGCCAGAAGCCGCCCAACTTGGCCCCGCATCCAGCCAAGATGTTCGGAAGTGGAGCTGGGCCCGTCAGACCAGCGCCACCACCAGCGGGACAGAGAATCCCCTACGGAGTGCCTCCTCCGGCTAATTCCGAGCAGCAGAaccagcagaacaacaaccTCCAGAGGGCAGCGCCGCCGCCAGGAGCCTGGCCACCCAATCCGGCTAAGGCAGCGCAACCCGTAGGGCCTCCGCCGCAGCAGCATCCCTACTCCCAGGCGTATCCGCCAGccccacaacaacaaccacctcCCCCTCAGTCTGCAGTGCAGCCACCGCCGCCGGGAATGTTTGGAGCACAGCCAACGGGAGCTCCACTGCAGTATCAGGCCCAGGCGCCTCCGCAGGCCTATGGACAACAGCCGCCCCAGCAGCCACCGCAGGCCACTGCTCCGCTAAATGTTGCCCAGCAGGGCTTCAGTAGGTTGTGGGGTCAGGACACCATCGACCTGATGCAGAATCGGCACATCTTGTCGCCGGCCACGCTGGCGCCCCCGAAGGTGGTGCTGCACAACCAGTTCCATGAGTCCATCAACTGCAGCCCGAGCATCATGCGCTGCACGCTAACGAAGATCCCCGAGAGCAACTCTCTGCTGCAAAAGTCACGGCTGCCGCTGGGCATAGTGATACATCCGTTCCGCGATGTCAACGTAAGAAATATATTCAATGAATTAGAATTCTTAGACTCTATCTTTAAATATCTCTTATAGAGCCTGCCTGTAATTCAGTGCATCAACATTGTGCGCTGCCGCTTGTGCCGCACTTACATCAATCCCTTCGTTTACTTCGTGGACAGCAAAATGTGGAAGTGCAATCTGTGCTATCGGGTCAACGAATGTAAATGAGAAGAATTTCCCAAGTGTCAATGCAGCTACTAACTTTCCTCTTTCAGTGCCCGATGACTTCCAATTTGATCCGGCCACCAAGACATACGGAGACGTAACCCGGCGGCCTGAGGTGCGCTCCAGCACCATCGAGTTCATTGCTCCCTCGGAGTACATGTTGCGTCCGCCGCAGCCGGCCATGTACCTGTTCCTCTTCGACGTCTCGATCATCGCGCAGCAGAGCGGCTACTTGGAGGCCGCCTGCTCCGTGCTCAACCGTCACCTGGACGAGATGCCCGGCGACGCGCGCACCCAGGTGGGATTCATCTGCTTCGACAGCTTCGTGCACTTCTACAGCATGGCTGAGGGGCTCAATCAGCCGCACGAGATGACGCTGCTGGACATCGAAGACCCCTTCTTGCCGCGTCCCGACAGTCTGCTGGTGAACCTGAAGGAGTGCAAGGAGCTGGTGCGGGATCTGCTGAAGCAGCTGCCCAAGCGGTTTGCCCACACCCACGATCCGGGTTCCGCCCTGGGAGCTGCC from Drosophila takahashii strain IR98-3 E-12201 chromosome 2R, DtakHiC1v2, whole genome shotgun sequence encodes:
- the Sec24AB gene encoding protein transport protein Sec24A: MSAYNPNFVPPAHAPMPLNGNNPVNGQPGPQYLPQKQPQQQFQQPPPAAAGYQGAGAPGNLPPPPQFNSGIASQFLPPTSAAAPPVQQLPPNTLPPHMRPPTVNGPPLTNGSNGASSANSSRTASPRPAGLAPQYAQGPIGAALNHPPAASGLRPSPQPASQSLANLSSNLENLNLNPNRTNGGASVAPPPQQQFPPLAQKDYRGVATAPTGPPQFSDANSLLAASGVAPTVPNAMPTPFSGQKPPNLAPHPAKMFGSGAGPVRPAPPPAGQRIPYGVPPPANSEQQNQQNNNLQRAAPPPGAWPPNPAKAAQPVGPPPQQHPYSQAYPPAPQQQPPPPQSAVQPPPPGMFGAQPTGAPLQYQAQAPPQAYGQQPPQQPPQATAPLNVAQQGFSRLWGQDTIDLMQNRHILSPATLAPPKVVLHNQFHESINCSPSIMRCTLTKIPESNSLLQKSRLPLGIVIHPFRDVNSLPVIQCINIVRCRLCRTYINPFVYFVDSKMWKCNLCYRVNELPDDFQFDPATKTYGDVTRRPEVRSSTIEFIAPSEYMLRPPQPAMYLFLFDVSIIAQQSGYLEAACSVLNRHLDEMPGDARTQVGFICFDSFVHFYSMAEGLNQPHEMTLLDIEDPFLPRPDSLLVNLKECKELVRDLLKQLPKRFAHTHDPGSALGAALQVAFKLMQASGGRITVFQSCLPNKGPGSLEPREDPNNRSAKDVAHLNPATDFYKRFALECSGYQIACDLFLMNQQYSDMATISGISKHSGGCVHHFPLYQKTKPHMVESFRTCFKRYLTRKIGFEAVMRIRCTRGLQVHTFHGNFFVRSTDLLSLPNVNPDAGYGMQISYDESLTDVKTICFQAALLYTNSEGERRIRVHTVCLPVTASLPEVMHSADTEAIIGLLSKMAVDRSVASNLSDARDAFINATIDVYNAFKIAQNLPSGQSGQLIAPRSLALLPLYILGLLKHPAFRVGTSTRLDDRVFAMDCMKTLPLDQLMKYVYPELYKIDSLIYHARNSNATSTQDDDEEEDEPLPELPRLQLSAEHLDSRSMFLMDCGTLIMLYVGLNVPPDVLEAVLGISSTAELGDYVYGLPNVVSNENDVLKRFILRLNYDKPYSALVQIIRDTSTAKGQFIERLTDDRSESSLSYYEFLQHIRAQVK